From a single Candidatus Woesearchaeota archaeon genomic region:
- a CDS encoding glycosyltransferase family 2 protein translates to MGETKQKISVFIITKDEEEKIERCLKSVAWADEIIVLDSYSTDKTESIAKKFTKKFYKKEFAGYGPQKQAAIDKCTNTWILEIDADELITKELEEEIQALLKNKQKLEQNSAYQITRTEYFMGKYLMSATIIRLYRKDKVRYAGIIHETVAVSGIIGRLKGKIEHEADKYDSIEERIEKNNRYTMLEAKKLYEEKGRRSILYLCCMMVLQPGVYFTWLYLRKGLIWKGYRGLIWCLITAQYHFLIYAKLYEHIYKAKYPSASQIYYEKTQNRIS, encoded by the coding sequence ATGGGAGAAACAAAACAAAAAATTTCCGTGTTTATAATCACAAAAGATGAAGAAGAAAAGATAGAGCGCTGTCTAAAAAGTGTTGCATGGGCAGACGAGATAATTGTGCTCGACAGTTACAGTACAGATAAAACAGAAAGCATTGCAAAAAAGTTCACAAAGAAATTCTACAAGAAAGAGTTTGCAGGATACGGTCCACAAAAGCAAGCTGCAATAGACAAGTGCACGAATACTTGGATTTTAGAAATAGATGCTGATGAATTGATCACGAAAGAGCTTGAAGAAGAAATACAAGCACTTCTGAAAAACAAACAAAAACTAGAGCAAAACAGTGCATACCAAATAACACGAACAGAATATTTTATGGGGAAATATCTTATGAGTGCAACAATTATCAGGCTCTACAGAAAAGACAAAGTAAGATATGCGGGAATAATTCATGAAACAGTTGCTGTTTCAGGAATTATTGGCAGACTTAAAGGAAAAATAGAACATGAAGCAGACAAATATGACTCCATTGAAGAGCGAATCGAAAAAAACAATAGATATACCATGCTCGAAGCAAAAAAATTATATGAGGAGAAAGGAAGAAGAAGTATTTTATATCTTTGCTGCATGATGGTGTTGCAACCAGGAGTATATTTTACGTGGCTTTATCTGCGAAAAGGACTTATCTGGAAAGGCTATAGGGGATTGATTTGGTGCTTGATAACAGCACAGTACCATTTTTTAATCTACGCAAAATTATATGAGCATATTTATAAAGCAAAATACCCTTCTGCTTCTCAGATATACTATGAAAAAACTCAAAATCGAATATCATAA
- a CDS encoding DUF4346 domain-containing protein: MKKLKIEYHKGKCIGAFNCTNIAPAFFKEQGTKADLLGAVTEKGYQTLDVECDDETAAQIIEAAEKCPANVINVIDKTANKKIVDSTIKIKEDIREIKAEYDDRKEFVLDEKGYFLIRIVPEKKMIEVGFCGKRNTVEVKVYGKTPIEVYQTILREKIIERPDHAAYLGRELQKAYIALQLGISYVQDDELNIPHGKKE, from the coding sequence ATGAAAAAACTCAAAATCGAATATCATAAAGGAAAGTGTATTGGCGCGTTTAATTGCACGAATATAGCGCCTGCTTTTTTCAAAGAGCAAGGTACAAAAGCAGATCTTCTTGGTGCAGTAACAGAGAAAGGCTATCAGACATTGGATGTTGAATGTGATGACGAAACTGCTGCGCAGATTATAGAAGCTGCGGAAAAATGCCCTGCAAATGTGATTAATGTGATTGACAAAACAGCAAATAAAAAGATAGTAGACTCCACAATAAAAATAAAAGAAGACATAAGAGAAATCAAAGCAGAATATGACGACAGAAAAGAATTTGTGCTCGATGAAAAAGGATATTTCTTGATTCGCATTGTTCCTGAAAAGAAGATGATTGAAGTGGGATTCTGCGGAAAAAGAAATACAGTAGAAGTAAAAGTATATGGAAAAACACCAATCGAAGTATATCAAACAATTCTGAGAGAAAAAATAATCGAACGACCAGATCATGCAGCATATCTCGGAAGAGAATTGCAAAAGGCGTATATCGCGTTGCAGCTCGGTATTTCGTATGTGCAGGATGATGAACTCAACATTCCTCACGGAAAAAAAGAGTAG
- a CDS encoding glycosyltransferase family 2 protein, with translation MKKVSIIIPAYNEKRTIAEIIERVKAVDLEKADVKKEIIVVDDGSKDGTGDVLKEIKGITLITHEKNKGKGSAIRTGLEKSTGDIFIIQDADLELNPAEYPQLLEPILKGETEVVYGSRYLKNPHVNLLSMLANTAVTQTANFLYGLKITDEATGYKVFTKKILTSITLTCTRFEFCPEFTAKIAKKGFKIVEIPVSYNYRRPDEGKKVGWKDGFEALWTLLKYKFID, from the coding sequence ATGAAGAAAGTAAGCATTATCATTCCTGCGTATAACGAGAAAAGAACGATTGCGGAGATAATTGAGAGAGTAAAAGCAGTAGATCTAGAAAAAGCAGATGTCAAAAAAGAAATAATCGTCGTGGATGATGGTTCTAAAGACGGCACAGGTGATGTTCTAAAAGAGATAAAAGGAATCACCCTCATCACGCATGAAAAAAACAAAGGGAAAGGAAGCGCAATTCGAACAGGATTAGAAAAAAGCACAGGAGATATTTTTATTATTCAAGATGCAGATTTGGAGTTGAACCCAGCAGAATACCCGCAGCTTCTCGAACCAATTTTGAAAGGAGAAACAGAAGTAGTATATGGATCAAGGTATCTCAAAAATCCGCATGTCAATCTGCTAAGCATGCTTGCAAACACCGCAGTCACACAAACAGCAAACTTCTTGTATGGTCTGAAGATAACAGATGAAGCAACAGGATATAAAGTGTTTACGAAAAAAATTCTCACCTCCATCACGTTAACCTGCACACGATTTGAGTTTTGTCCTGAGTTTACCGCTAAGATTGCAAAAAAAGGATTTAAGATTGTCGAAATTCCTGTTTCTTATAATTATAGAAGACCCGATGAAGGGAAAAAAGTCGGCTGGAAAGATGGCTTTGAAGCGTTATGGACGCTTCTCAAATACAAATTTATTGACTAG